The following proteins come from a genomic window of Rhizobium sp. 007:
- a CDS encoding SDR family oxidoreductase, producing the protein MPFSDYKTALVTGASSGIGAAVVERLCRESLEVHAIARSTGALKELAERTGCIAHLIDVTDRAAIADLAKRVQFDILVNNAGVDRPKKFLEADEGDIDLLVDVNLRAVLHLCRLIVPGMVARDCGHVINISSIAGNYNFGGNSTYHAVKAGVAMLSNQLRIDVFGKHVRVTEICPGRVATDIFNHVHGNDPSVRERFIDGFELPQAADIAEAIAFAIAAPVAVNIGHMEITPTLQVMGGLQTAKPEKTFSEAGQSGEPKR; encoded by the coding sequence ATGCCATTCTCCGATTACAAGACCGCATTGGTCACCGGCGCTTCCTCCGGCATCGGTGCCGCAGTCGTAGAGCGGCTTTGCCGAGAGAGTCTCGAAGTGCATGCGATCGCTCGCAGCACCGGCGCCCTGAAGGAGCTGGCCGAGCGTACGGGCTGCATTGCGCACCTCATTGATGTGACTGATCGCGCGGCAATTGCCGATCTCGCGAAGCGCGTGCAATTCGACATTCTGGTCAACAATGCCGGCGTCGACCGGCCGAAGAAGTTCCTCGAAGCGGACGAAGGAGATATCGATCTCCTGGTCGACGTCAATCTTCGCGCCGTCCTGCACCTGTGCCGTCTGATCGTGCCTGGAATGGTGGCGCGCGATTGCGGACACGTCATCAACATCTCCTCGATCGCCGGCAACTACAATTTCGGCGGCAATTCAACGTATCATGCCGTCAAGGCAGGCGTTGCCATGTTATCGAACCAGTTGCGGATCGACGTGTTCGGCAAGCACGTGCGGGTGACGGAAATCTGTCCCGGCCGCGTCGCAACGGATATCTTTAACCACGTCCACGGCAATGATCCGAGCGTCCGCGAACGCTTCATCGACGGTTTCGAATTGCCTCAGGCCGCTGACATCGCGGAGGCAATCGCATTCGCAATCGCCGCGCCTGTCGCGGTGAATATCGGCCACATGGAGATCACGCCGACGCTTCAGGTGATGGGCGGCTTGCAGACGGCCAAGCCGGAAAAGACTTTTTCCGAGGCCGGCCAATCCGGGGAGCCGAAGCGTTGA
- a CDS encoding amino acid ABC transporter permease, which translates to MSGFDLSAILSNPEYVEMLLHGIEMTFVIYIGSWLLAMTLALVFLGLRFSPLRFGNSIVAAYVSYHRNVPTLVQLMLWYFGIFTLMPQGWTTWLAGHNAEAIFAIIGLGLCQAAYFSEDLRSGLRSVNPGQMEAAKALGHSYISAMRFVIMPQGVRNALPPLINHSVSLFKNSSLALVIGASELTHAVKEIENLSFRTFEIYLVGTVLYLFFSLLIMTGGAYLSMRADPARSARA; encoded by the coding sequence TTGAGCGGCTTCGATCTCTCGGCAATCTTGAGCAATCCGGAATACGTCGAGATGCTTCTGCACGGCATCGAAATGACGTTTGTCATCTACATAGGTTCGTGGTTGCTGGCGATGACGCTCGCGCTTGTGTTCCTGGGTCTGCGTTTTTCCCCGCTGCGTTTCGGTAATTCGATTGTCGCCGCCTATGTTTCGTATCATCGGAACGTTCCTACTCTTGTCCAGCTCATGCTTTGGTACTTCGGCATATTCACGCTGATGCCGCAGGGGTGGACAACCTGGCTCGCCGGCCACAATGCCGAAGCCATCTTTGCGATTATCGGACTGGGACTTTGCCAGGCCGCCTATTTCAGCGAGGATCTGCGCTCGGGCCTGCGCTCCGTCAATCCTGGTCAGATGGAAGCCGCCAAGGCCCTTGGGCACAGTTATATCTCGGCGATGCGTTTCGTGATCATGCCGCAGGGCGTTCGCAATGCGCTGCCGCCGCTCATAAACCACAGCGTTTCCCTCTTCAAGAATAGCAGCCTTGCTCTCGTCATCGGCGCATCGGAGCTCACGCATGCCGTGAAGGAAATCGAGAACTTGAGCTTCAGGACCTTCGAAATCTACCTGGTCGGCACAGTTCTCTATCTCTTTTTCTCGCTCCTGATCATGACCGGCGGCGCCTACCTCTCGATGCGCGCAGACCCGGCAAGGAGTGCACGCGCATGA
- a CDS encoding amino acid ABC transporter permease gives MINDIIAIIKDYWLLLLIGQYPNGPLGGLANTLILSALSIALAFPVSILFALARLSKWPMLRWPVTALVYVTRGVPLLMLILWSYFLVPLWTGADVPSFVTMLTTLVVYQGAFLSEVVRAGIVALGHGQMEAARALGHSYLGAMRYIILPQALYNMIPSIISTFVSTIKDTTLGYVINVPDLTFAASQVNNQLLTQPFQVFLILAIVYYAICWSLTHVANRLERRIALRRAGPSSLRATPLVATSKIVSEQL, from the coding sequence ATGATCAACGACATCATCGCGATCATCAAAGACTACTGGCTGCTGCTGTTGATCGGCCAGTATCCAAACGGGCCGCTGGGCGGGCTCGCCAATACACTCATCCTTTCGGCCCTCAGCATCGCTCTCGCTTTTCCTGTCAGCATTCTTTTCGCATTGGCCAGGTTGTCGAAATGGCCAATGCTGCGCTGGCCAGTCACCGCTCTCGTCTATGTCACCCGCGGCGTACCTTTGTTGATGCTCATCCTTTGGAGCTATTTCCTCGTCCCGCTCTGGACTGGGGCGGATGTTCCGAGTTTCGTGACCATGCTCACGACGCTGGTGGTCTATCAGGGCGCTTTCTTAAGTGAAGTGGTCCGTGCGGGGATTGTCGCGCTCGGGCACGGCCAAATGGAAGCCGCTCGAGCGCTCGGACACAGTTACCTTGGTGCGATGCGCTACATCATCCTGCCGCAGGCGCTCTACAATATGATACCGAGCATCATCTCGACGTTTGTCTCGACAATCAAGGACACGACGCTCGGATATGTGATCAACGTTCCGGATCTCACCTTCGCGGCCAGTCAGGTCAACAACCAGCTTCTGACGCAGCCTTTCCAGGTGTTCCTCATCCTCGCGATTGTCTACTACGCAATCTGCTGGAGCCTGACCCACGTCGCAAATCGTCTCGAGCGGCGCATCGCCCTCCGGCGCGCCGGTCCATCCAGCCTGCGCGCAACACCCTTGGTTGCGACCTCAAAAATCGTATCGGAGCAGCTATGA
- a CDS encoding amino acid ABC transporter ATP-binding protein codes for MSTSIPSTQELQTIRLSNVYKSYGDYPVLKDIDAEVSQGEVVVICGPSGSGKSTLIRTINRLEEISSGSITLDGHNIHAPMRAKELNLLRSRIGFVFQSFNLFPHLSVLDNVSMSPIRVKGVAPDAARDKANKLLDRVGLADKAHSYPGQLSGGQQQRVAIARALAMEPPVMLFDEPTSALDPEMVGEVLSVMKSLAAEGMTMLCVTHEMGFARDVADRIWFIDAGQILETASPEDFFKSPRHPRAQRFLADLRH; via the coding sequence ATGAGCACTTCAATTCCATCGACGCAGGAATTGCAGACGATCCGCCTGTCGAATGTCTACAAGAGCTATGGCGACTATCCGGTCTTGAAGGACATTGATGCCGAAGTGTCCCAGGGAGAGGTCGTGGTGATATGCGGACCGTCCGGTTCGGGAAAGTCCACACTGATCCGCACCATCAACCGGCTTGAGGAGATCAGCAGTGGATCGATAACACTCGACGGCCACAATATTCACGCGCCAATGCGTGCGAAAGAACTCAATCTTCTTCGTAGCCGCATCGGCTTCGTGTTCCAGAGCTTCAATCTTTTTCCGCATCTGTCGGTGCTCGACAACGTGTCGATGTCGCCGATCAGAGTGAAGGGTGTTGCGCCCGACGCGGCGCGCGACAAGGCAAACAAGCTTCTCGACCGCGTTGGTCTGGCCGACAAGGCCCATTCCTATCCAGGTCAGTTGTCTGGCGGACAGCAGCAGCGCGTCGCCATTGCCCGCGCACTCGCCATGGAGCCGCCGGTGATGCTCTTCGATGAACCCACGAGCGCGCTCGATCCGGAAATGGTTGGCGAAGTGCTGAGCGTGATGAAAAGCCTGGCGGCCGAGGGCATGACCATGCTCTGCGTCACCCACGAAATGGGCTTCGCCCGCGATGTCGCAGACCGCATCTGGTTTATCGATGCGGGGCAGATCCTTGAAACGGCGTCTCCCGAAGACTTCTTCAAGAGCCCGCGCCATCCTCGCGCCCAGCGCTTCCTGGCCGATCTACGGCATTAA
- a CDS encoding ABC transporter substrate-binding protein, whose protein sequence is MNWKYLILGVVLAGAISPAKADQLEKIKSAGTLRCATFADVPPFASPDLKTRQMAGFDVDLCNAIAKELGVKAEIKPVSVEARVPEVKLGRVDITVANLAYTLSRAEQIQFSDPYYLAKEMLIVPASDPGKSKADFAGQRIASTKGSTSEMSIKLNKSEPLTFQDTASAYLAVQQGKARGMVANTMTTTKFVNESKTKGKEMRMIEEPMLYQPIGIGMAKDNPDLTAKINEVLRKLDTSGELNKIWDKWLGQNTEYKMTRTDKVVSLSELKFDPIP, encoded by the coding sequence ATGAACTGGAAATACCTTATCCTGGGTGTCGTCCTAGCTGGCGCGATCTCGCCGGCGAAAGCGGATCAGCTGGAGAAAATCAAATCCGCAGGGACTTTGCGCTGCGCGACCTTTGCCGACGTCCCACCCTTTGCGTCCCCCGATCTGAAGACGCGTCAAATGGCCGGCTTCGACGTCGATCTTTGCAACGCCATCGCCAAGGAACTGGGCGTCAAGGCCGAGATTAAGCCGGTCTCGGTTGAAGCGCGCGTGCCGGAGGTCAAGCTTGGCCGTGTCGACATTACGGTTGCCAATCTCGCTTATACATTGAGCCGGGCCGAGCAGATTCAGTTCAGTGATCCCTACTATCTCGCGAAGGAAATGCTCATCGTCCCGGCCTCCGATCCTGGCAAAAGCAAGGCGGATTTCGCGGGTCAGAGAATTGCCTCGACCAAGGGCTCCACATCCGAAATGTCGATCAAGCTCAACAAGTCCGAGCCCCTGACATTCCAGGACACGGCTTCGGCCTATCTTGCCGTTCAGCAGGGCAAGGCGAGGGGCATGGTGGCCAATACCATGACGACGACCAAGTTCGTCAACGAATCGAAGACCAAGGGCAAAGAAATGCGGATGATCGAGGAACCGATGTTGTACCAGCCGATCGGCATCGGTATGGCCAAGGACAATCCGGACCTGACCGCCAAGATCAACGAGGTGCTTCGCAAGCTCGATACGTCGGGCGAGCTCAACAAGATCTGGGACAAGTGGCTTGGCCAGAACACCGAATACAAGATGACGCGGACCGACAAGGTCGTATCGCTGTCCGAGCTGAAGTTCGATCCCATTCCGTAA
- a CDS encoding 4-carboxy-4-hydroxy-2-oxoadipate aldolase/oxaloacetate decarboxylase — translation MIHIRDIAERPSKADVEALSKFSPATIHEAQGRRGALSSRLKPVDYRMKLCGPAFTVKCAPRDNIMLQLAINYAKPGDIIVVSAGEYEEAGSFGDVLANACLAKGIGGLVTDTGVRDTLQLRELGFPVFSLSVCIKGTVKETIAAVNDPIIVGGEIINPGDIIVGDADGLVVVRRAEVQDAARLSQAREDAEAGYIDAYKQGKSVIEVSKLEPVLKAKGLVVDI, via the coding sequence ATGATCCACATCAGAGACATCGCTGAACGGCCAAGCAAGGCTGATGTCGAGGCACTTTCCAAATTCTCGCCGGCAACAATCCACGAAGCTCAAGGACGCAGGGGAGCGCTTTCCTCTCGCCTTAAGCCGGTTGATTATCGCATGAAGCTGTGCGGTCCGGCCTTCACCGTAAAATGCGCGCCGCGTGACAACATCATGCTGCAGCTCGCCATCAACTACGCAAAGCCAGGCGATATCATCGTCGTGTCGGCCGGCGAATACGAGGAGGCCGGCTCTTTCGGCGACGTTCTGGCCAATGCCTGCCTTGCCAAGGGCATCGGCGGACTGGTGACCGATACCGGAGTGCGCGATACGCTTCAGCTGAGGGAACTCGGCTTCCCGGTTTTCTCGCTCAGCGTTTGCATCAAGGGCACTGTCAAAGAAACGATCGCCGCCGTGAATGATCCGATCATCGTCGGTGGGGAGATCATTAATCCCGGCGATATCATCGTGGGCGATGCCGATGGCCTGGTCGTTGTCCGGCGCGCTGAAGTCCAGGATGCAGCCCGGCTATCGCAGGCCCGCGAGGATGCCGAAGCCGGCTATATCGACGCCTACAAGCAGGGCAAGTCGGTGATCGAAGTCAGCAAGCTTGAACCCGTTTTGAAAGCCAAGGGGCTGGTCGTCGACATCTGA
- a CDS encoding IclR family transcriptional regulator, which produces MTEASGDTVSRRTRGLDRAFEILEFLRVKRRPMRPNEIAAEIGAPRSSIYELVNLLLNHGMLDYQGGDGRVFLGRRLYFLGTAYAEQFDLMRECDRMLVHLAEETRETAQMCLLEGNKYTVAMMREGIRPFRISSNVGELVSIPWTASGRLLVSNLSDQEILELIPPEDFVLPNGRRLEPADFIAQARQAARDGYFTFNSEVENFTHCLAVPIYQADGACIATLCLVAPREDGLRNRAAYLDSLLNAAQEISEKLGFNSLSRRASTSRV; this is translated from the coding sequence ATGACCGAAGCCTCCGGCGACACGGTATCACGACGGACGCGAGGACTGGATCGCGCCTTCGAGATCCTTGAGTTCCTGCGTGTGAAGCGTCGGCCGATGCGCCCGAATGAGATCGCTGCGGAAATCGGGGCGCCGCGCTCCTCAATCTACGAACTCGTCAACCTGCTGCTCAACCACGGAATGTTGGATTATCAGGGCGGCGACGGCCGGGTCTTTCTCGGCCGCCGCCTCTATTTCCTCGGCACCGCATATGCCGAGCAGTTCGACCTTATGCGCGAGTGCGACCGTATGCTGGTCCATCTCGCCGAGGAAACGCGTGAGACGGCGCAGATGTGTCTGCTCGAGGGCAACAAATATACGGTTGCGATGATGCGCGAGGGCATCCGACCGTTCCGAATCTCCTCGAATGTCGGTGAACTCGTTTCCATTCCCTGGACCGCGTCAGGCCGCCTCCTCGTGTCAAACCTTTCGGATCAGGAAATCCTTGAACTTATCCCGCCGGAGGATTTCGTTTTGCCAAACGGCCGCCGGCTGGAGCCGGCGGATTTCATCGCCCAAGCAAGGCAGGCAGCACGCGATGGATATTTCACCTTCAATAGTGAAGTGGAGAATTTTACCCATTGTTTGGCTGTCCCGATTTATCAGGCTGATGGTGCCTGCATCGCCACGCTGTGCCTGGTTGCCCCGCGCGAGGACGGGCTGCGCAATCGCGCTGCCTATCTCGATAGCCTGTTGAACGCGGCACAAGAGATTTCCGAAAAGCTCGGATTCAATTCACTTTCAAGACGCGCTTCCACATCGCGCGTTTGA
- a CDS encoding RidA family protein produces MTIKRYGAGETGAGGQPLPFARATEAAGWLYVSGQVPMEKGEIVPGGIVAQSRKAIENMISILDEAGYGLKDVVRVGVWLDDPRDFWSFNGVYAEFFGGNAPARACVQSRMMVDCKVEVDCVAYRADRA; encoded by the coding sequence ATGACAATCAAGCGTTACGGTGCTGGCGAAACCGGGGCCGGCGGACAACCGCTGCCCTTTGCCCGGGCGACGGAAGCAGCAGGCTGGCTCTATGTCTCGGGCCAGGTTCCTATGGAAAAGGGTGAAATCGTGCCCGGCGGTATTGTCGCACAGAGTCGCAAGGCGATCGAGAACATGATCAGTATTCTCGACGAAGCCGGCTACGGTCTGAAAGATGTCGTGCGCGTTGGGGTATGGCTCGATGACCCCCGCGATTTCTGGAGCTTCAATGGCGTCTATGCTGAATTTTTTGGCGGGAATGCACCGGCACGTGCTTGTGTTCAGTCGCGGATGATGGTCGATTGCAAGGTGGAAGTCGATTGCGTGGCCTATCGCGCCGATCGCGCCTGA
- a CDS encoding amino acid ABC transporter ATP-binding protein, translating into MVKTILDIKGLRKTYGIHEVLKGVDCSVQEGEVISIIGSSGSGKTTLLRCINMLEEFQSGTISLDGEEIGYRVEGVTRRRKSEKEIARQRALTGMAFQQFNLFPHMSAAENIMLGLVKVKKMTKPEARAIAEKWLDRVGLAARMDQYPGQLSGGQQQRVAIARAIAMSPRLMLFDEVTSALDPELVGEVLQVIKGLAADGMTMLLVTHEMRFAYEVSSRVIFMNQGVICEEGDPKKMFVSPKTERLAEFLKTSSFN; encoded by the coding sequence ATGGTCAAGACCATTCTCGACATCAAGGGTCTGCGTAAGACCTACGGCATCCACGAAGTCCTCAAGGGCGTCGATTGTAGCGTCCAGGAAGGTGAAGTCATTTCTATCATCGGCTCGTCCGGCTCTGGCAAGACGACTTTGCTTCGCTGCATCAACATGCTCGAAGAATTCCAGAGCGGCACGATTAGCCTGGACGGTGAGGAGATCGGCTATCGCGTCGAAGGCGTGACCCGGCGCCGCAAGAGCGAGAAAGAAATTGCACGCCAGCGTGCGCTGACCGGCATGGCGTTTCAGCAGTTCAATCTCTTCCCCCACATGAGTGCGGCTGAAAACATTATGCTTGGCCTCGTCAAGGTGAAGAAAATGACGAAGCCGGAAGCCCGCGCCATTGCCGAAAAATGGCTCGACCGCGTTGGCCTCGCCGCTCGCATGGACCAATATCCCGGTCAGCTTTCCGGCGGCCAGCAGCAGCGCGTCGCGATCGCCCGTGCCATCGCCATGTCGCCGCGGCTGATGCTGTTTGATGAAGTGACCTCTGCGCTCGACCCCGAACTCGTGGGTGAAGTGCTCCAGGTCATCAAGGGGCTTGCCGCCGACGGCATGACCATGCTGCTCGTCACCCACGAGATGCGCTTTGCCTACGAAGTTTCGTCGCGCGTCATCTTCATGAACCAAGGCGTCATCTGCGAGGAAGGCGACCCGAAGAAAATGTTCGTCAGTCCGAAGACAGAGCGGCTCGCTGAGTTTCTCAAAACCTCAAGTTTCAACTAG
- a CDS encoding amino acid ABC transporter permease has product MSHTFLEQLWIARYVIMNGLAMTVSISLLAILAGSVLGVFVGLALVYGGAVLRLTVRAYTDVIRGTPVLVLVLASYYVSSAAGVDLGPFSAGVLALAIFCSSHVGEIVRGALQAIPKGQTEAAKAIGLTFTQTFTSVLWPQAMRQCLPSWVNTAAEMVKASTLLSVIGVAELLLRTQEIISRNFMSLQFYFLAGALYFIVNYGIEQFGKYVERKTALPS; this is encoded by the coding sequence ATGTCCCACACCTTTCTCGAACAACTCTGGATCGCCCGATACGTCATCATGAACGGCCTCGCCATGACTGTATCGATCTCTCTGCTGGCCATCCTCGCGGGTTCCGTACTCGGCGTTTTCGTCGGCTTGGCGCTCGTCTACGGCGGCGCAGTTTTGCGATTAACGGTCCGCGCCTATACGGACGTTATTCGCGGCACGCCGGTGCTCGTGCTCGTACTGGCGAGCTATTACGTCTCCTCCGCCGCCGGAGTTGATCTCGGGCCGTTTTCGGCAGGTGTCCTCGCACTTGCGATCTTCTGCTCCTCGCATGTCGGCGAAATCGTGCGCGGAGCCCTTCAGGCAATCCCCAAGGGACAGACCGAAGCCGCCAAGGCGATCGGCCTGACCTTCACCCAGACCTTCACTTCCGTGCTATGGCCGCAGGCCATGCGCCAGTGCTTGCCGTCGTGGGTGAACACGGCGGCCGAGATGGTAAAGGCCTCAACCCTGCTCTCTGTCATCGGTGTGGCGGAGCTTCTCCTGCGCACGCAGGAGATCATCTCCCGCAATTTCATGAGCCTGCAGTTCTATTTCCTGGCTGGCGCTCTTTATTTCATTGTCAACTACGGCATCGAGCAGTTCGGCAAATATGTCGAGCGCAAGACCGCCCTGCCGTCCTGA
- a CDS encoding amino acid ABC transporter permease, whose amino-acid sequence MGYTLNFAAVWRNFDFLLSGLALSLGLAVISILIGAVIGLFSAFALTSKNRYGVAAAQLYVTVIRNLPILVLVLFAYFALPQMGVRLDKLESFVLVLSLYSGAYLAEVFRAGLLSIPGGLTEAGLAIGLTGMQIRSSIIAPLMLRNVLPSLSSTIISLFKDTSLAAAIAVPELTFAARKINVESFRVVETWMVTSALYVATCFLIAALMRFVEGRLALPR is encoded by the coding sequence ATGGGTTACACTCTGAATTTCGCGGCCGTTTGGCGTAATTTCGATTTCCTGTTGAGCGGACTCGCGCTTAGCCTTGGCCTTGCGGTGATCTCGATCCTGATTGGAGCGGTGATCGGACTTTTTTCGGCCTTCGCACTGACGTCGAAGAACCGCTACGGGGTCGCAGCAGCGCAGCTCTATGTCACGGTGATCCGCAACCTGCCGATCCTCGTTCTGGTGCTATTTGCCTATTTCGCGCTGCCGCAGATGGGCGTCCGCCTCGATAAATTGGAAAGCTTCGTGCTGGTTTTATCCCTATATTCGGGTGCTTATCTCGCCGAAGTGTTTCGGGCCGGATTATTGTCAATTCCGGGAGGTCTGACGGAAGCCGGGCTCGCCATCGGCCTGACGGGGATGCAAATCCGCAGCTCCATCATCGCTCCACTGATGCTGCGTAACGTGCTGCCGTCGCTGTCTTCAACGATCATTTCGCTTTTCAAGGACACTTCGCTCGCCGCCGCCATCGCCGTGCCCGAGCTGACATTTGCGGCCCGCAAGATCAACGTCGAGAGCTTCCGCGTCGTAGAGACCTGGATGGTCACGTCCGCCCTCTATGTCGCAACCTGTTTCCTCATCGCCGCCTTGATGCGTTTCGTCGAGGGCCGTCTGGCCCTGCCGAGGTAA
- a CDS encoding transporter substrate-binding domain-containing protein, with the protein MTNSFLAGTMSLAVATALFSTPVLADGSKLDEVLARGHLVLGTGSTNAPWHFKSADDKLQGFDVDMGHIIAKALFGDPEKIEYVNQSSDARIPNITTGKVDITCQFMTVTGERAQQVAFTIPYYREGVGLMLKADGKYADYAALKAAGSSVTVSVLQNVYAEAMVHAALPEAKVDQYESVDLIYQALESGRADTVATDQSSLAWYMTQSPGRYKDAGYGWNPQTYACGVKRGDQDWLNFVNTALHEAMTGVEFDTYAKSFKTWFGKDLTPPQIGFPVEFK; encoded by the coding sequence ATGACCAATTCCTTCCTCGCCGGCACGATGTCGCTGGCCGTCGCCACAGCTCTGTTTTCTACGCCCGTCCTCGCCGATGGCAGCAAGCTCGACGAAGTGCTTGCCCGCGGCCATCTCGTCCTTGGCACAGGCAGCACCAATGCGCCCTGGCACTTCAAGAGCGCAGACGACAAGCTTCAGGGCTTCGACGTCGATATGGGTCATATCATCGCCAAGGCACTCTTCGGCGATCCCGAAAAAATTGAGTATGTGAACCAGTCCTCCGACGCCCGCATCCCAAACATAACGACGGGCAAGGTCGACATCACCTGCCAATTCATGACCGTTACTGGCGAACGCGCTCAGCAGGTTGCCTTCACCATTCCTTACTATCGCGAAGGTGTGGGTCTGATGCTCAAAGCGGACGGAAAATATGCCGATTATGCCGCACTGAAGGCGGCTGGCTCGTCCGTCACCGTCTCGGTCCTGCAAAATGTCTATGCCGAGGCCATGGTGCATGCTGCGCTGCCGGAGGCGAAGGTGGATCAGTATGAATCCGTCGACCTCATTTATCAGGCGCTGGAATCTGGACGCGCTGATACAGTTGCGACAGACCAGTCGTCGCTCGCCTGGTACATGACGCAGAGCCCGGGCCGCTACAAGGATGCCGGCTACGGCTGGAACCCGCAAACCTACGCCTGCGGCGTCAAGCGCGGCGATCAGGATTGGCTGAACTTCGTCAACACCGCTCTGCACGAAGCCATGACCGGCGTTGAGTTCGACACCTACGCCAAATCTTTCAAAACCTGGTTCGGCAAAGATCTAACCCCGCCTCAGATCGGCTTCCCAGTCGAATTCAAATAA
- a CDS encoding D-TA family PLP-dependent enzyme — MTAIDTPAVLIDLDIAKRNIQRFQDYADRHGLRVRPHIKTHKLPAVAEMQLAAGAIGVTCQKVSEAEAMVSGSNAIRDVLITYNIMGAAKLERLKALAGKVNLSVVADSRAVVDGLSAAFHAAPAPLAVLVECNTGANRCGVATVEEAENLAVAIQAAPGLVFGGLMTYPPAGGEAQVERFMRQATTRINARGLTVPVVSSGGTPSMMHAAESPITTEYRPGTYVYNDRSLVARGVCGWEDCALNVLATVVSVPAPDRAVIDAGSKTLTSDLLGLVGYGHVLGRDDVTIDQLSEEHGRLVSTGAIGLTVGDKVRIVPNHVCVVTNMVDAVMVTSGDRTGAEIWPVVARGKIV; from the coding sequence TTGACGGCGATCGACACGCCGGCGGTGCTTATCGATCTCGACATCGCGAAGCGGAACATCCAGCGCTTCCAGGATTATGCAGACAGGCACGGTCTCCGTGTGCGCCCGCACATCAAGACACACAAGCTGCCAGCCGTCGCAGAGATGCAGCTTGCAGCGGGCGCAATCGGCGTCACCTGCCAGAAGGTTTCGGAAGCCGAGGCGATGGTTTCCGGCAGCAACGCCATACGCGACGTACTGATCACCTACAACATCATGGGTGCTGCCAAGCTGGAGCGCCTAAAGGCGTTGGCCGGAAAAGTAAATCTGTCGGTCGTCGCCGATAGCCGCGCGGTCGTCGACGGGCTGTCGGCGGCTTTCCATGCCGCGCCTGCGCCGTTGGCGGTGCTCGTGGAATGTAATACGGGCGCGAACCGCTGCGGCGTCGCGACGGTCGAGGAGGCCGAGAACTTGGCTGTCGCGATCCAGGCGGCACCCGGCCTCGTTTTCGGCGGGCTAATGACCTATCCGCCGGCAGGCGGCGAGGCGCAGGTCGAACGTTTCATGAGGCAGGCCACTACCCGCATCAATGCGCGGGGACTCACCGTTCCGGTTGTTTCCTCAGGCGGTACGCCGTCCATGATGCATGCGGCCGAGTCCCCGATAACGACGGAGTATCGTCCCGGAACCTATGTCTACAATGACCGATCGCTCGTGGCGCGCGGCGTCTGCGGCTGGGAGGACTGTGCACTGAACGTGCTCGCCACCGTCGTCTCCGTTCCCGCACCGGATCGAGCTGTGATCGACGCCGGATCCAAGACGCTGACCTCAGACTTGCTCGGCCTTGTGGGTTACGGTCATGTGCTCGGACGCGACGACGTTACGATCGACCAGCTTTCGGAAGAGCATGGAAGGCTGGTCAGCACGGGCGCGATCGGCCTTACGGTCGGGGACAAGGTGCGGATCGTGCCAAATCATGTCTGCGTCGTCACCAATATGGTTGACGCGGTCATGGTGACGAGTGGCGATCGGACTGGAGCGGAAATCTGGCCCGTCGTCGCGCGTGGAAAAATTGTTTGA